The Vicia villosa cultivar HV-30 ecotype Madison, WI linkage group LG1, Vvil1.0, whole genome shotgun sequence genome includes a region encoding these proteins:
- the LOC131643544 gene encoding pre-mRNA cleavage factor Im 25 kDa subunit 2, whose product MVPSQVVNTYPLSSYTFGTKEPKMEKDTSVADRLARMKVNYMKEGMRTSVEGILLVQEHNHPHILLLQIGNTFCKLPGGRLKPGENEIEGLKRKLTSKLGANSPGLVPDWQIGECVAIWWRPNFETIMYPYCPPHITKPKECKKLFLVHLSEREYFAVPKNLKLLAVPLFELYDNVQRYGPVISTIPQQLSRFQFKMITN is encoded by the exons ATGGTACCGTCTCAGGTCGTAAACACCTACCCATTGTCCAGCTACACCTTCGGCACCAAGGAGCCCAAGATGGAGAAAGACACCTCCGTCGCCGATCGTCTTGCTCGCATGAAAGTCAA TTATATGAAAGAAGGAATGAGGACCAGCGTGGAAGGAATTTTACTG GTACAAGAACACAATCATCCTCATATTCTTCTTCTGCAAATTGGAAACACATTTTGCAAACTCCCAGGTGGCCGTCTTAAGCCAGGAGAGAATG AAATCGAGGGCTTGAAGAGAAAATTGACTAGCAAACTTGGTGCTAATTCACCTGGTCTTGTACCTGACTGGCAG ATAGGTGAATGTGTTGCAATCTGGTGGAGGCCAAATTTTGAAACCATAATGTATCCATACTGTCCTCCTCATATAACAAAGCCCAAG GAGTGCAAGAAGCTTTTCCTTGTTCACTTATCTGAGAGGGAATACTTTGCTGTACCGAAAAACCTGAAGCTGCTTGCTGTTCCATTGTTTGAACTCTATGACAATGTTCAG AGATATGGACCAGTCATATCCACCATTCCTCAGCAACTTTCCAGATTCCAGTTTAAAATGATCACTAACTGA